In a genomic window of Glycine max cultivar Williams 82 chromosome 13, Glycine_max_v4.0, whole genome shotgun sequence:
- the LOC100788336 gene encoding lamin-like protein — protein sequence MENWRGARLMVVASVVAIGWLSLVVMGSPVLHKVGGSKGWINHDVNYTEWAAQEHVYVGDWLIFKFDRRYFNVLEVNKTSYENCIDRDFIKNITRGGRDVVQMTEARTYYYLSDGGYCFHGMKVAVQVQEYQDPALAMVAPAPSPVVSGSSVFTCIWIIVANVVLFVNLMVVGIL from the exons ATGGAGAATTGGAGGGGTGCTCGGTTGATGGTGGTGGCGAGTGTGGTGGCAATAGGGTGGCTTTCGTTGGTGGTCATGGGAAGTCCGGTGCTTCACAAGGTGGGAGGGTCCAAAGGTTGGATCAATCACGATGTGAACTACACTGAATGGGCTGCTCAAGAGCATGTCTATGTTGGGGATTGGCTCA TCTTCAAGTTCGACAGACGATACTTCAACGTTCTGGAGGTGAACAAGACAAGCTACGAGAACTGCATAGACAGGGACTTCATAAAAAACATCACTCGAGGTGGTCGTGACGTGGTGCAAATGACGGAGGCAAGGACCTACTACTACCTCTCCGATGGAGGTTACTGTTTTCATGGTATGAAAGTGGCTGTGCAAGTTCAAGAGTACCAAGATCCCGCACTCGCAATGGTGGCACCAGCTCCTTCCCCCGTCGTGTCTGGTTCTTCTGTGTTCACATGCATTTGGATCATTGTTGCTAATGTTGTGCTTTTTGTGAATTTGATGGTAGTGGGCATTTTGTAA
- the LOC100790963 gene encoding checkpoint protein hus1: protein MKFKAFVTDNGVQLLERRFLPALERTGKSCHLFLTRDHAMFLHLLNGDGVQCLAQFRKEALFHDYRISSQNDDRIAFALDLSLLLRALRSAVAVASSASASSAPTRLEIKLVKKLPPNSTQPMPYLTLETRGYKSAVIQDIPISKPLSRAQVTELQSALDTAQDLPQTLVQVPDLNQLLNLVDRMKQVGDVVNVFISKHGDLSVQVSTTLISLGAEFRRLVVIGEKTNAPAEDQNLSAQTRSSRSISRGDGQYVQVSVKHFAKSLQCHLTRPDCTFFGIAPQGSCLTVIFQFFVPGSRQTDKSISLHCRLPVLDPGSG from the exons ATGAAATTCAAGGCCTTCGTGACCGACAACGGCGTGCAGCTCCTGGAGAGGCGGTTCCTCCCGGCCCTGGAGAGAACGGGAAAATCGTGCCACCTCTTCCTCACGCGCGACCACGCCATGTTCCTCCACCTCCTCAACGGCGACGGCGTCCAGTGCCTCGCGCAGTTCCGCAAGGAGGCGCTCTTCCACGACTACCGCATATCCAGCCAGAACGACGACCGCATCGCCTTCGCTCTCGACCTCTCCCTCCTCCTCCGCGCCCTCCGCAGCGCCGTCGCCGTCGCCTCCTCCGCCTCCGCTTCCTCCGCCCCCACGCGCCTCGAGATCAAGCTCGTCAAGAAACTTCCCCCTAATTCCACCCAGCCCATGCCCTACCTCACATTGGAAACTCGCGGGTATAAGTCTGCGGTTATTCAGGATATTCCCATCTCCAAACCCTTGTCGCGGGCGCAGGTTACCGAGCTTCAGAGCGCGCTCGATACGGCGCAAGATCTCCCTCAAACACTCGTTCAG GTGCCTGATTTGAATCAATTGTTAAACTTGGTGGATCGGATGAAGCAGGTGGGCGATGTTGTGAATGTGTTCATAAGTAAGCATGGGGATTTGAGCGTGCAGGTTTCAACCACGCTGATTAGTTTGGGTGCTGAGTTTCGGAGACTGGTGGTGATTGGAGAGAAAACTAATGCTCCTGCTGAAGATCAAAATCTCAGTGCTCAGACAAGATCATCGAGGTCCATTTCGAGAGGAGATGGGCAATATGTGCAGGTGAGTGTTAAGCACTTCGCCAAAAGCCTCCAGTGTCACTTGACCAGACCAGACTGCACTTTCTTTGGGATTGCTCCGCAGGGTAGTTGCCTGACGGTGATATTTCAGTTCTTTGTCCCAGGTTCTCGCCAGACTGATAAATCAATCAGCTTGCATTGCAGGCTTCCTGTTCTTGACCCTGGTTCTGGTTAA